In the genome of Yarrowia lipolytica chromosome 1B, complete sequence, the window GTAGTGTCAGCAACTCGACACCTACCATCACACCTACTAGCACTGGAGCTAACATGGGATCGCAGATGATGCCTTCTAATGACGTCATGGCGGAtcagtactcgtaccagcAGTTCTTCAACCAGCCTGTTCAGCAAGGGGTCCAGTCCAACATGAACTCCATGCCTCAGGGTCAGCAACAGGGTAACATGCATGATATCCACGAACATGATATTGATGGAGCTATGGCTATGCTATATGGAGAGGACTTTGGTCTTGATCTGGAAGAGGCTCCCAAACGCCTTCCTGGTGGACATCCTTTCCGGGGTCTTCCCTTTGCTCCTAGTTAAGTCTTCCTTCGGCTTAACACAACCACTAAAAGCAcacatatatatacatgCACAAAAGAGAATCAAATTCAACAAAATCACACTACATAATCAATTCATTTATTTAAATATTAGTCGTTTATTATCGCCTTGACGCCTTGATTCAGGTTGACTCAGAAATATTCGCATTAAACTGCAATCTTGCATTGATAAGAGGATACAGTTTGTGGGAATAATATGTGGTGCGTATGTGGAATGGCAATGTGGGGGGGGTGTATGAATTTCGTGAACCTGGTTgttcatcacgtgatttacaagtacatgtgATCAAACCACACTTGTACGCCCATATATCACTTTTCggatgtacttgtacttgtactactgtacaaataCACGTCGTTCTATCGCTGACTATCCCTACCTTATGATAGGAGGGTGAGACCACGGATGGAAGAAAGCCAGTGAAACGAGATATCCGTCTCCGAAGAGTTCTCGGAAACTTGTCTGAGACCGCTTTTAACGCATTAAGAGCGCATCAACCGTACAGGAGCTGCACATGCCCTTACAGTCGCTTGTGTAGACTTTCACGTTTTGTGGGGTGTTTCAGATTCCTGTGATCCTTCGGATATGCGCCGAAACAAGTGATTGCGAGAATTATTGTGTGGGAGTAGATTATCGCCACCTGTCCACGTCTCGGAACACGCCCCTACAAACTTGTAGGGTTTGTGCGGCTCGGGATCTCGTGCTCTAGTCTCGGTGGCGGATCAAGTGCAGATCATCTTATGAAGCGGAGGAAGTGGGTGAGAATAAAGGATGTAAATAGTTTCATATTGAGAGATATTTGATATTTCACCGGGAGAAGTTGTAGAAATAATTCTAGTCTAAATTTGAGTATATTGATCCATTGATAGTCCTCAAAACACACTATCAATCATCCAGGTATGCTGATGACTTATCCTCCCGACGATCTTAGTTTCTGTTTTTCACGTTTCACCCCAACAACCTTAGACACCAACGGCTGCATGTGTGACGCTAGGTGGGTTTGCAACGTGTGGAGAAATGTGGTACGATTCAGCGGGTTTATCAGGCGATTAATGCTATCATATGTAGGATGGGTGGCAAAAGTATGTGGCATTTCATTCACATGTTTGCACGTGACGTTTCCAGCTCTGTCGCGAGCTGCAGGTACAACATTAGCGTCTGCTGTTCTGACGTCTGTCTTATTAATTAGTGGGGTGGTAACCACATGCTACATATTGGTCTATTAGTAGCACGATCACGTGTCTACCGTTGCCACCGGTTTCAGTGTAATATATACCctcttacaagtactctaCAATTGCTCTCTAACATCTGTCGTATTTCTGTTATTATTCTCGGAAATGCAACGGCATTATTATCAACTCCCCCCCAGATTGCATACAGAGCCAAGAAGTGCATGATAGGCGTTGGGGGAGGATTGCGATGGGGCGGAGAGCGTGATAATAGGCCTGACAAAATAAATTTCTTTGTctcatctactgtacttcaGAAAAAATAGACTGTATGCATGGGCTCATCCTCTTGACGTGTCCTTCTCACCACACGTCGCTTCGCTTAACACAATTGTATTTTCTCGCTTGTAGCCAAACTGAAACTTACGATTTCAACAGCTTTCGAACCGACAGCGTGTACTAAATAGCGGGGTCTTGTCATTGTGACCAGGAACAGAATTCAATCAGGAATGTCACTCACAAAAGTAGCCAATTCCTTCATCATGAACAGCACAAAGTCGTTTCTCGACCCAAAATCGCTCCCTACCAACACATAGAACTACCCCCCCCGCACTTTCACATTCTTCCCCACTCAAACCTTCCATTAGCTAGAGTTCGACACTGGCTCAACCATATATCCTCCAGGTATATAAACGAGCAGGCCCCGTCatcaaaaaaaagctgTACACGCTTTGCATTAGCTTGATTACTTGACAATGTCTGACGACAAGCACACTTTCGACTTTATCATTGTCGGTGGAGGAACCGCCGGCCCCACTCTCGCCCGGCGACTGGCCGATGCCTGGATCTCCGGtaagaagctcaaggtgCTCCTGCTCGAGTCCGGCCCCTCTTCCGAGGGTGTTGATGATATTCGATGCCCCGGTAACTGGGTCAACACCATCCACTCCGAGTACGACTGGTCCTACGAGGTCGACGAGCCTTACCTGTCTACTGATGGCGAGGAGCGACGACTCTGTGGTATCCCCCGAGGCCATTGTCTGGGTGGATCCTCTTGTCTGAACACCTCTTTCGTCATCCGAGGAACCCGAGGTGATTTCGACCGAATCGAAGAGGAGACCGGCGCTAAGGGCTGGGGTTGGGATGATCTGTTCCCCTACTTCCGAAAGCACGAGTGTTACGTGCCCCAGGGATCTGCCCACGAGCCCAAGCTCATTGACTTCGACACCTACGACTACAAGAAGTTCCACGGTGACTCTGGTCCTATCAAGGTCCAGCCTTACGACTACGCGCCCATCTCCAAGAAGTTCTCTGAGTCTCTGGCTTCTTTCGGCTACCCTTATAACCCCGAGATCTTCGTCAACGGAGGAGCCCCCCAGGGTTGGGGTCACGTTGTTCgttccacctccaacggTGTTCGATCCACCGGCTACGACGCTCTTGTCCACGCCCCCAAGAACCTCGACATTGTGACTGGCCACGCTGTCACCAAGATTCTCTTTGAGAAGATCGGTGGCAAGCAGACCGCCGTTGGTGTCGAGACCTACAACCGAgctgccgaggaggctggCCCTACCTACAAGGCCCGATACGAGGTGGTTGTGTGCTGCGGCTCTTATGCCTCTCCCCAGCTTCTGATGGTTTCCGGTGTTGgacccaagaaggagctcgaggaggttggTGTCAAGGACATCATTTTGGACTCTCCTTACGTTGGAAAGAACCTGCAGGACCATCTTATCTGCGGTATCTTTGTCGAAATTAAGGAGCCCGGATACACCCGAGACCACCAGTTCTTCGACGACGAGGGACTCGACAAGTCCACCGAGGAGTGGAAGACCAAGCGAACCGGTTTCTTCTCCAATCCTCCCCAGGGCATTTTCTCTTACGGCCGAATCGAcaacctgctcaaggaTGATCCCGTCTGGAAGGAGGCCTGCGAGAAGCAGAAGGCTCTCAACCCTCGACGAGACCCCATGGGTAACGATCCCTCTCAGCCCCATTTCGAGATCTGGAATGCTGAGCTCTACATCGAGCTAGAGATGACCCAGGCTCCCGACGAGGGCCAGTCCGTCATGACCGTCATCGGTGAGattcttcctcctcgatcCAAGGGTTACGTCAAGCTGCTGTCCCCCGACCCTATGGAGAACCCCGAGATTGTCCACAACTACCTGCAGGACCCTGTTGACGCTCGAGTCTTCGCTGCCATCATGAAGCACGCCGCCGACGTTGCCACCAACGGTGCTGGCACCAAGGACCTCGTCAAGGCTCGATGGCCCCCGGAGTCCAAGCCCTTCGAGGAAATGTCCATCGAGGAATGGGAGACTTACGTCCGAGACAAGTCTCACACCTGTTTCCACCCCTGTGGTACTGTCAAGCTTGGTGGTGCTAATGATAAGGAGGCCGTTGTTGACGAGCGACTCCGAGTCAAGGGTGTCGACGGCCTGCGAGTTGCCGACGTCTCTGTCCTTCCCCGAGTCCCCAACGGACACACCCAGGCTTTTGCCTACGCTGTTGGTGAGAAGGCTGCCGACCTCATCCTTGCCGACATTGCTGGAAAGGATCTCCGACCTCGAATCTAAGCAAGAGACGAGTTTAGAAATAGAAGTAATGCTAATGTATATGATTTTTGGAGTTACTGAGTGAGTGAGAGCAGCGATGCATTATGCTGAGCACGCGAGTACACCCCctcaagtacagtagctataTATTggggtatgtactgtacatactgtacagacATACAGATAGAtagatacaagtacaaacccaagtacaagtaccggtactcTACACGCCTCGTACTCGAATGCTCATCACGGAGTGGTTAAACTCATGCTCACTAATCAGAGGCCGATCTCGATGCCCCTTCATACACCACCAATAACTCAATGAGCTAAAAAATGCGGCATTTTTTCATTTCTTCAAATTACTTGCCACAAGCACTTACATTTTTTCTTTCCCCGATTCTCTGATGTGCACATCGCTACTGTTTTTTCTTATTGGCTCGTATTTCGATCAGTCGATTTATGGGTTGCCTAAACGAAGCTAATACCCGTAACACACTACAAGGAACTAACACAAGATTGTTataattatatatatactccaGTAGAAAGCCACGATATGATAAGATAGCGCAGAAGCCACTGGATGTTAAAGGTGCTGCCGTATACATGATTCTCTGCCTCGCTTAAGCGGTCAGTCCAGTATTACGTATGTGCAGCACTTCCGCGCTGTAGGGTAATTAACACACGACCATCGTCACCTCGCTCATAATAATGGTTTGTCCACAAGAGCAATATATCGCCTATACACCCAACGAGAAAACGGTTCAACACGCACACTAATTGTATTAACGCGCCCCAGACCTGTCAGTGTTCCCTAGACACCACACAAAACCAAACCGCCGACGAAAACTACCGCTCTTATCATGAATATCATAACTTATAATATGTAAGGTCAGAATGAGTTGTTGTGTGCCATACATTTCTCTGACCGAATTAATGGATGCCAGACTCACGTCGTCCTTCCACGGGTAAAAACGTCATGCCAAAACCATGCCCTTCATTTCagttcctccttggtcaaTCTCCTTAGTTGTACGACAGATCAAAGTACAGATCATTCCACACAACACCGGGAGGGTATTTGCAATCGCTCTTGCCCTGATTGGTGAACCCCAGCTTCTCGTAGAAGGGTGCGTTCTCGTCTGTGGCAATGAGCGCGATTCGGCTGGCCACGccgttggtggagattcGCTGCACATAGTCATTCATCAGGATCGATCCGATGGACTTGCCCTGGTACTCGGGGtccacacaaacagcatGGACGCCCACGGTGTTTCCGTCCTCCTTGTGTCcgttctcctcgtcgtcaggGCCCTCCGGGATGCCCATGGAGCCCTTGGTGATCAGGTCTGACCGCATCTTTGTGGCCAGAATCACCgccaccagcttctcgcTAATCACAGAGGTTGTAGGATGAGGCAGCTGGTCGTCCTCACCGTCGCTGTTCTTGGCTTTGTCCTTGGCGTCGTAACTTCTGATAAATAGACCCAGACACAGCTCGGGGCATGCCTGGAGTCGATACAGCACCTTTTCTCTCGTCGCTGACTGGTCCGGAGGGAAGGCCTTATCTGAGACCTCGACAATGGCATCCACATCCTGTACTGCCAGAGGTCGGATGGCCGAGTGTGGGGGGAGCGTTTTAGTCATTTGATGCGTTTTGTGCGAACGGTGATTTGGATGGTGTTATGATGTATTGGAGTGTGGGCTTGCCAGCGAGAAGGAAAATCGAAACCCAAACAAGGTTGAGGAGATGCGGGATGGTGAAGTTGGTGTAGCGTGAGATGACAGTGCTCAGAAAGCGTCCCAGAGTATGCAAGGGTGTGATTTTTTGAGGGGAAACAGCTTAAGGGTTCATATATATACTCCCAGGCTTTTTTACTGTCACCAAAGCTAACGTGATTTCTGTGTTTAGTcacctctgctgctggatgtACGTCAGAATAGAGAGTTAATAGGCACGAGAGCAAGAGGGTGGAAACACAACAGATTGATAAACACAATGGAGAGAGCTTGGCTTTTGACGTTAGAGTGTCTAGAGGGGTAAATATTAcagaaaaaatatatatctGTGGGTATTTTGGTCTGTTATCCTGCCCAAACTCGAAGTCCACCTTTTATCGTTCCGTGTCGACTGTACCCCtctgatcacgtgaccataaGCCATGCACAACACTTTAATCAAAAACCACACCAGCATCAAACAACAGTCTCCGaacacacaacatcacACACAATGAGCGAGCAAGCTGAGCCCCAGGTATCGCAAATTCTGCCTCTGGAGCTGGTCGACAAGTGCATAGGATCCAAGATTCTGGTGCTGgtcaagtccaaggtcGAGTTCACTGGCACTCTGGTCGGATTCGACGATTTCGTCAAcatggtgctggaggacgTGACCGAGGTCAACACAAAAACTGGCAAGGAGACCAATCACAGCAAGCTGTTGTTGAGTGGAAAGAGCATCTACATGGTGAGTGAAGTTGGGGATATTTATGGCTGATCAGATAGGGAAGGAAGTCACGAGAAGATTAACTAACACAGCTTGTCCCTGGAGGACTTTAAGTGTATTATAGGATAATGATATTGGATGATTGGATTATGGTGGTTGCTACGATgtcgtggtggtggtttgATGGCGTGGTAAGCTTGATAGGCTGGATTGTAGTGGCGAAGCTGGACCGAGATCAGGTGTATAGTATGGGGGTTTGATTCGAGGAACTGAGTTGCTGTGGAACAATGCGCAGTGCCAGAGATGCAGGCTGCTTCCTTTCAACACTCTTGTAGCTTGCTTAGAATCTCACTCCACATAGCAGGTGAGATCAGATTAACTAGGCTCTGGTTTATGAACGAGATCATACAAGTAACTGATAGTTCGCAAAGAGATCAAGCTATCTTTACTAAGGAGTCGCAATCTTTTCATACATACAGagaataaaaatacattGTAAAGTACCTACTGTTGATGTCTGATCTGTCGTCAATTTGGGTTCCTATCATTCTGTGTTCACTTCTTATCCAGAATTGCAGTATTGACATCACTGATCTTCCACAGAATTAGCATCATTACTGAACGGTAAGGAGCAAACCGATGGGCCACCCAGGTCATTTCATCTGCTGTGGGCACCCTCCATTTACCCTTTGTATCTGGCTTTGACTTGGCTGCTTTTCGAGCGCCAGCCTTTTTAGACTTGCCAGGACTGTGGACCCCATTAATAGGGAGCGAAAAGTCAACCTGCTTGATGATCTCAGCAAGATGAGGACGCTCTTTGAGGTAAACAGATACACCTCTCTGGATACCGAGATCACCCAATGTGAAGACATCCATTCGTTTAAGAGcaaagagaagaaacaTGTCCGCTGACCAAGGCCCAATGCCCTTGATGGCGACCAGAGCATCGACAACATCGTCATCGGAGGCAGTACTGAGCCAGTCATCGGACAGAGTTCCATCCTTAAAGGCCGTAGATAGACATGTGATGTATTCTGCCTTCCTTCCAGACAAACCTGCGCTTCTTAAGGCCTCGGTTGGGGTGTCGAGGATCTCCTGTGGGCTCGGAAATTTGCCATCTTCGCTTCCTTCGACTGGAAACAGTTTCTtgaacttcttgagaatcGACTCGgcagctgctccagatACCTGTTGTCCAATGATGCCCCTTGTAAGATGTTCGAAGCAATTGTTACACTTTCTGTTGGTTCTGGACTCTTGCCGAGTAGCAGCTTCTTTGACAAAAGAAGTGAACTCGGACGAGTGTACGATATCCTCCAGAGAAGGATCGACATCGAGAATGTACTTGAGGCCCTTGGAGAAATCTGATTCGTAAATTTCGTCCCAGTGACTGTTGTCTTTGGTTACAGGATCTAGCTTGGGTATCAGCTTGATAGACTCAGCCAGGGAAATCTTAGGGGCTGGAGCCAAGGGAGTAGTAGGGATCTCAAGCTTGGTTTTCTGTCTTTTGGGAGTACTGGGAGTCACCACAGGCGCTGTTGTTTCAGGTTCAGCCAGACTTCGCTTGGTTCGCGTTCTTGTTGTCGCAACCATCACCAGTTTGTGGATCGAAGGACGGCGGAAGATGTTCATGCGCATGACATCTGTGAAGGAGGGGTTAGGGATTGTGGGTCGTTATTAAAGTGGAGAGAGAAATGTTGCTGTCAGCAAGATGTATTTTCAGTGGAATGAACGACGTTTTGTATGAGAATCAGATACAAATTGCACTCATCTCTCAAATActttcttgtccttgaaaGAGTCAAATGTAAACGTGTTTTCAATTGACAATAatacgtacatactgtactcttaCCACACCCACTTTAAATGCAATGCCATTGTTGCGATAAAGCTGAGTTTATCGATGAGATATTGTAATACATTGGGTAAACTACTgcacgagtacgagtactgtacatactgtagggATTGTGTAGCATTTTCTCTTCTGGCCAATAGGATGACACGGCCATGATGGCTATCGCTAGAAAAACAAGATTTTGGCTTATATATAGTCAATCACTCACATTTTGAGAACATCCCTCACACTCAGTTTATCCCTCATTTTACTTGACAGCTTAAACCACTCAAGTGGAGACAGATATCAGCCGTATGGCttagctacagtagagaCTACAATTAGTTCCAAATTGAATAGAGACCGTGCGAGATTCAAATTTCATCGTGACTAGACCGCATGACTCACACTTTTCATTATCTGTTGCGCATTGACCATAAGTACTTGAACGTCGTACATATCGCCTACAGCATCTATTTCCAACTCATGGTTTGATCATACGTCATACATGTGTGCTGCGTGGATGGTGTTGCGGATAAAAGCCCGCGTAAATTGACCTCCTGGGGGCTGTGTACACTGACCTTTGGGGATACAAAGAGTGGCTAGCAATACTAGTTATAGAAAAGAGCGACTCAATAAAGCTGCTTAAATCCGATCCCAATTGGGTGGTTCATTCGCTTGAAAGAGCTTGAAAGTCCATCCGGAGATAGCAACAGACAAAAATCCGGTTTATGCAGAACAGCCAGACGtacaacaacaagtacaatgaAAAAGAGGACAGCAAGGACATGTTGTCACAATTCACAGTCTGGCACTTGCTATTTATCTTGTCAGTCACTGCAAATCAAGTAAAGGGTCGTGAGACGGCATCTAGGCTACGTCTGGCTTATTGTAACTACCAGTACGAGGTGTAGTGCTGAGACATAGACAATACAACTCTGTACAGGTAGAGAGCAGCCTTCATGCGGGGTAGGGGAGGCATACAAGAGAAGAATGATACCCCCAACCACAAACAATTGTCCATTACAAACACATTCTCATCCTTACTTTTTTTCATATCACCCCTCTATCACCCATTCGAACCGCTCCACCATCCGATTGCTCCGAGCTTTAAACTCCACATCACAGTGCATGGTTGGTCTATAACTCTCAATTAGCTCACCACTTGTACATAGTCtctccacacacacactctTACACACCCAATTACCGCAACACACGTTTCAACATGTCTCTCGACCTAGCTACCAACGGCcagcagatcaaggacGTGTACGGCGCCATTGTCAGCAATGACCCCGAGTTCCCCTGGGCAATCTTTGGTTATGCCACCTCTCCCACAGCGTCCTCGGCCACCATCAAGGTCGCAGCCATCCCTGAGTCTGACACTTCCACTCTGGCCGATTTCCTCGACGAGTTCGAGGAGGGCAAGCTGCAATACGGCCTGGTCCGAGTCCCCGACCCTCACTCGAAGCTACCCAAGATTGTCTACGTGGGCTGGTGTCCTGAGGGAGTCCCCGACCCTCGAGCCAAGGGTGTCTTCAACCCCCATCTCCATGCCCTTGGAAATCTCTTCCACGGCTACCACGTCCAGGTGACTGCCCGAGACCGAGACGATCTCACTGAGGATGTGATCCTGGAGCGGCTGGAGCGAGCCTCTGGTGCCAAGTACGGAGCCACCTCATCCAGAAAGCCCGGAATCTCGTCGGccatcaagaccaagcCCACCTACACAACGCAAAAGTCTGGAGCcgatgaggaggactgGGGAGACGCCCCTGCAGTGGAAACCAAGCCCGTCTCCAAGCCCACACCTGTTGAGTCGTCCTACAAGCCCGTCAAGGTTGACCTGGCCGAGATCCGAAAGAAGGGAGGACCCTCGACCTTCACGTCCGAGGGACGAGACGCCGACTCAGATCGAGGCATTGTCGGTGGCTCCTACAAGCCCGTCGGTAAAATTGACATTGCAGCCATCCGAGCCCAGGGCAAGGGACACAAGGAGTCCTTTGAAAACACCCCCATCAAGACGGACCtcgacaagcccaagcccaaggccACTCCTAAGCCTACCTCTAAGCCTGCCCCTGTCGCCGATgttgaggatgaggacAACCAGAACGGGGACGAGGACGGCGAGCCTATGTCTCTCAAAGACAGAATGAAGGCCTTCCAGAAGCCCTCCAAGTCTTCTTCTACTCCCACTCCCTCCAAGAAGCCCCCTACCACCATTGGtggagacgacgacgatgaggaggatgagaCCCCCAAGTCTGTTAAGGACCGACTCAACGCTTTCTCCGGGTCTGGACGGCTCACCGAGAtgcccaagcccaagatCGACAAATCTGCTATCCAGTCTCGATTCACACCCGCTGCCTCTCGAGGAACCAAGCCTCTGGCCCCCGCCGGTGATCTGTCGTCTCAGTATGGTCTCAAGACCTCAATTGTGTCTGGTGGATCCCGAGATTTTGCCTCTGAGAACGGTAAGACTCCCGGTCAGATCTGGGCTGAAAAGCATGGAAAGACTCCCCAGCCTGACGTGGCCGTGCCTTCGTCTACCTCCAACGTCTCTTCTGCATCCGACAAGTTCTCCAAGCTGTCTGTGaacgacgatgatgaggaggacaagaagactcctgcttctttcggtggtgatgacgacgaagatgaCGAGCCCCACGCATCGGTTTCCGCTCTTCGAGGTGCCTTCAATAAGCCGGCCGTGCATGACGAGCCCAAGAAGTCCACCCCCGCCCCTGCTTCTCGAACcattcctcctccccctccttcCGCCTCTCGAGtaaacgacgacgacgatgatgaggacgaggacgatgCTCCcgctgtctctgtctctgctCTCCGAGGCGCCTTCAACAAGCCCGCTGCTGCCGACGAAGATGAtgctccccctcctcctgctcgaaCAGTGCCCCCGCCTCCTCCCTCTGCATCTCGACCCCCCGCtgatgaggatgacgacgatgaggacgagcACAACAGCTTCTCCAAGGGCGCCTCTGCTCTTCAGGCCGCCTTctctgctggtgctggtacCGGaggacctcctcctcctcctgctcgaggagctgccaaagatgaggaagaagatgatgctCCTCCCCCCATGCCTGCTCGACACGCCCCTCCTCCCGCCAACGACGATGATGCCCCCCCTCCTATGCCTGCTCGACATGTTGCTAACgacgctcctcctcctcccatgCCATCTCGACCTGCTGCCGATgagcctcctgctcccgccCTGCCTTCTCGAGgcggtgctgctgctgccactcctgctgctgttgtctcCAGCAAGCCCTCTGCCACCGTGGAGTACGATTACACTAAGGATGAGGAGGGTGAGATCGATCTcgtggaggacgagatcgTCACCGACATTGAGTTCCTGGACGAGAACTGGTGGAGCGGAACCAACTCCAAGGGTGAGTCCGGTCTGTTCCCCTCCAACTATGTCAGGCTTAAGGATGGTGCTGTGCCCACCATTCCCGATCCTGCCGCGGGCTGCCGGGCGCTGCTGCCGGCGCTGCTGCCGGAGCTGGCACTGGCCCCTCTGCCATCGCCCTGTACGACTACGACGCTGCTGAGGACAATGAACTGAGCTTCGCGGCGGACGATATCATCACAGATATTGAATTCATCGACGAGGACTGGTGGACCGGATCGCTCAACGGCAAGCGAAACCTCTTCCCTTCCAACTTTGTTGAGCTCCAGGATTAGCCTAATCGTTCTATGATGTATAAATAATTATGACTTGATGGATTGAACTGATTGTAGATTACTGTGTGAATAGTCGTAGTGCTGTGTTTTGTAAACTTCTATTATAAATTACCACGTCATACTGTGTGTCTATAAGTTAGCATGCCCGTCTGGCTTCCGCGAGCAACAAGATTGTTGTGTTCAAATCTTGGATCTAATAATCTCGCTGAAGAGACGCAGGGTAGCTGCACCCTGTCCCTGTTGAGTAAGCCCTCGTCGAGCAACAATGGCAGCATGAGAATGGATCACGGTAATGTACACGGCGTACTTTTCCCAGCCTAGCTTGTCCATGTTCTCAATCATGCTGAGTACGTCCTCGGAGAAAGGCGCGTTGTTCGCCCAGTTGGCCAGCAATCCTCGGTCTCCTGTGTGTCTAGCCGCCTCCATAGCTTCACCCAGACCGACCACCTTGGTTTCCGACAAAGCAGGCGTGTCGGTGTTG includes:
- a CDS encoding uncharacterized protein (Compare to YALI0B14014g, weakly similar to uniprot|Q8NK56 Cryptococcus neoformans SMG1) encodes the protein MSDDKHTFDFIIVGGGTAGPTLARRLADAWISGKKLKVLLLESGPSSEGVDDIRCPGNWVNTIHSEYDWSYEVDEPYLSTDGEERRLCGIPRGHCLGGSSCLNTSFVIRGTRGDFDRIEEETGAKGWGWDDLFPYFRKHECYVPQGSAHEPKLIDFDTYDYKKFHGDSGPIKVQPYDYAPISKKFSESLASFGYPYNPEIFVNGGAPQGWGHVVRSTSNGVRSTGYDALVHAPKNLDIVTGHAVTKILFEKIGGKQTAVGVETYNRAAEEAGPTYKARYEVVVCCGSYASPQLLMVSGVGPKKELEEVGVKDIILDSPYVGKNLQDHLICGIFVEIKEPGYTRDHQFFDDEGLDKSTEEWKTKRTGFFSNPPQGIFSYGRIDNLLKDDPVWKEACEKQKALNPRRDPMGNDPSQPHFEIWNAELYIELEMTQAPDEGQSVMTVIGEILPPRSKGYVKLLSPDPMENPEIVHNYLQDPVDARVFAAIMKHAADVATNGAGTKDLVKARWPPESKPFEEMSIEEWETYVRDKSHTCFHPCGTVKLGGANDKEAVVDERLRVKGVDGLRVADVSVLPRVPNGHTQAFAYAVGEKAADLILADIAGKDLRPRI
- a CDS encoding uncharacterized protein (Compare to YALI0B14036g, similar to Saccharomyces cerevisiae PAA1 (YDR071C); ancestral locus Anc_8.190, weakly similar to uniprot|Q12447 Saccharomyces cerevisiae YDR071c), with translation MTKTLPPHSAIRPLAVQDVDAIVEVSDKAFPPDQSATREKVLYRLQACPELCLGLFIRSYDAKDKAKNSDGEDDQLPHPTTSVISEKLVAVILATKMRSDLITKGSMGIPEGPDDEENGHKEDGNTVGVHAVCVDPEYQGKSIGSILMNDYVQRISTNGVASRIALIATDENAPFYEKLGFTNQGKSDCKYPPGVVWNDLYFDLSYN
- a CDS encoding uncharacterized protein (Truncated form of YALI0B14058g, similar to uniprot|O42978 Schizosaccharomyces pombe Putative pre-mRNA splicing factor, similar to Saccharomyces cerevisiae LSM5 (YER146W); ancestral locus Anc_8.192), whose protein sequence is MSEQAEPQVSQILPLELVDKCIGSKILVLVKSKVEFTGTLVGFDDFVNMVLEDVTEVNTKTGKETNHSKLLLSGKSIYMVSEVGDIYG
- a CDS encoding uncharacterized protein (Compare to YALI0B14080g, similar to Saccharomyces cerevisiae MAG1 (YER142C); ancestral locus Anc_8.184, weakly similar to uniprot|P22134 Saccharomyces cerevisiae YER142c MAG1 3-methyladenine DNA glycosylase) → MRMNIFRRPSIHKLVMVATTRTRTKRSLAEPETTAPVVTPSTPKRQKTKLEIPTTPLAPAPKISLAESIKLIPKLDPVTKDNSHWDEIYESDFSKGLKYILDVDPSLEDIVHSSEFTSFVKEAATRQESRTNRKCNNCFEHLTRGIIGQQVSGAAAESILKKFKKLFPVEGSEDGKFPSPQEILDTPTEALRSAGLSGRKAEYITCLSTAFKDGTLSDDWLSTASDDDVVDALVAIKGIGPWSADMFLLFALKRMDVFTLGDLGIQRGVSVYLKERPHLAEIIKQVDFSLPINGVHSPGKSKKAGARKAAKSKPDTKGKWRVPTADEMTWVAHRFAPYRSVMMLILWKISDVNTAILDKK
- a CDS encoding uncharacterized protein (Truncated form of YALI0B14102g, similar to Saccharomyces cerevisiae ABP1 (YCR088W); ancestral locus Anc_6.366, weakly similar to uniprot|P15891 Saccharomyces cerevisiae YCR088w ABP1 Actin binding protein); translated protein: MSLDLATNGQQIKDVYGAIVSNDPEFPWAIFGYATSPTASSATIKVAAIPESDTSTLADFLDEFEEGKLQYGLVRVPDPHSKLPKIVYVGWCPEGVPDPRAKGVFNPHLHALGNLFHGYHVQVTARDRDDLTEDVILERLERASGAKYGATSSRKPGISSAIKTKPTYTTQKSGADEEDWGDAPAVETKPVSKPTPVESSYKPVKVDLAEIRKKGGPSTFTSEGRDADSDRGIVGGSYKPVGKIDIAAIRAQGKGHKESFENTPIKTDLDKPKPKATPKPTSKPAPVADVEDEDNQNGDEDGEPMSLKDRMKAFQKPSKSSSTPTPSKKPPTTIGGDDDDEEDETPKSVKDRLNAFSGSGRLTEMPKPKIDKSAIQSRFTPAASRGTKPLAPAGDLSSQYGLKTSIVSGGSRDFASENGKTPGQIWAEKHGKTPQPDVAVPSSTSNVSSASDKFSKLSVNDDDEEDKKTPASFGGDDDEDDEPHASVSALRGAFNKPAVHDEPKKSTPAPASRTIPPPPPSASRVNDDDDDEDEDDAPAVSVSALRGAFNKPAAADEDDAPPPPARTVPPPPPSASRPPADEDDDDEDEHNSFSKGASALQAAFSAGAGTGGPPPPPARGAAKDEEEDDAPPPMPARHAPPPANDDDAPPPMPARHVANDAPPPPMPSRPAADEPPAPALPSRGGAAAATPAAVVSSKPSATVEYDYTKDEEGEIDLVEDEIVTDIEFLDENWWSGTNSKGESGLFPSNYVRLKDGAVPTIPDPAAGCRALLPALLPELALAPLPSPCTTTTLLRTMN